In Serinus canaria isolate serCan28SL12 chromosome 5, serCan2020, whole genome shotgun sequence, the following proteins share a genomic window:
- the BATF gene encoding basic leucine zipper transcriptional factor ATF-like: protein MPHSSDSSDSSSFSQSPPPSKQDSSDDMRKVQRREKNRIAAQKSRLRQTQKADTLHLESEDLERQNAALRREIKQLTEEMKHFTSMLSSHEPFCSILTSPPPPPEVLYATHSFHQPHISSPRFQH, encoded by the exons ATGCCccacagctctgacagcagtgATTCCAGCAGCTTCAGCCAGTCTCCCCCTCCCAGCAAGCAG GACTCTTCTGATGACATGAGAAAAGTccaaaggagggagaagaatCGTATTGCTGCCCAGAAGAGCCGCCTGAGGCAGACCCAGAAAGCAGACACACTGCACTTG GAGAGTGAAGACTTAGAGAGACAGAATGCTGCCCTGCGCCGGGAGATCAAGCAGCTGACAGAGGAAATGAAGCACTTCACATCGATGCTGAGCTCCCATGAACCCTTCTGCTCCATCCTGACATCCCCTCCACCGCCTCCAGAAGTGCTTTATGCCACACACTCTTTTCATCAGCCCCACATTAGCTCCCCACGCTTCCAGCACTGA